A region of ANME-2 cluster archaeon DNA encodes the following proteins:
- a CDS encoding threonine--tRNA ligase, translated as MQILLIHSDHIEYHVKKKTPVAETIDENMHHGSMDEALTVFIAVEKADETDPEKAVAASIDEIKKVAGQVKAENIMLYPYAHLSSSLSSPKVAVQVLKDMENALKGEYNVKRAPFGFYKAFEIKCKGHPLSELSRTIRVDGEATPDGAASAVSTAPASRKEEVISEAIKAEEKAKSYWHILTPDGELHSFDDFDFTGHDNLRKFKDYEVSKSRAVDRTPPHVELMRRLEIADYEPGSDSGNMRFYPKGRLIKSLLETYVLDRTAAMGAMEVETPLMYDMNHPTLKKYLDRFPARQYSIEADKKSLFLRFAACFGQFLMNHDMTISYRDLPLKMIEMTRYSFRKEQSGEVVGLRRLRAFTMPDMHTLAADMEQAIMEFGEQYNMCMSVLDTMGLDLEDYEVAIRFTRDFYEENKEFITELARVVDKPVLVEMWDERFFYFVLKFEFNFIDALDKASALSTVQIDVENAERYDINYIDRQGEAQRPTILHCSPSGAIERIIYGLLEKQYMRTQAGRVPILPIWLSPTQVRVIPVTERHMDAALEVEQMLGCRVDIDDRAETVGKKIRDAGMEWIPYVVVLGDEEFASGDLSVTVRSESQPKKPKQVKMKAWDLSVRVQAEIAGLPYKGLALPVYLSMRSKFL; from the coding sequence CTGACCGTCTTTATCGCTGTGGAAAAAGCAGATGAAACCGACCCGGAAAAGGCAGTTGCCGCTTCAATTGATGAAATAAAGAAAGTAGCAGGCCAGGTCAAAGCGGAGAATATCATGCTCTACCCCTATGCCCACCTGAGCAGTTCCCTGTCATCACCCAAGGTGGCAGTACAGGTCCTGAAAGATATGGAAAATGCACTGAAAGGTGAATATAATGTCAAGCGGGCACCTTTCGGGTTCTACAAGGCATTCGAGATAAAATGTAAAGGCCACCCACTGTCAGAACTTTCCAGGACCATCCGGGTAGATGGCGAAGCGACACCGGACGGTGCCGCATCCGCAGTATCCACAGCACCTGCATCCAGGAAGGAAGAAGTAATAAGCGAGGCCATCAAGGCAGAAGAAAAGGCCAAGTCCTACTGGCACATCCTGACCCCGGACGGAGAGCTGCATTCATTTGATGATTTTGATTTTACAGGACACGATAACCTGCGCAAGTTCAAAGACTACGAAGTGTCCAAGAGCAGGGCAGTGGACCGCACACCGCCTCATGTGGAACTGATGCGGCGTCTTGAGATTGCGGATTATGAGCCAGGCAGCGACAGCGGAAACATGCGGTTCTATCCAAAGGGACGGCTTATAAAGAGCCTTCTGGAAACCTATGTGTTGGACCGCACGGCAGCCATGGGTGCCATGGAAGTGGAAACTCCGCTCATGTACGACATGAACCATCCCACGCTAAAGAAATACCTGGACCGATTCCCTGCACGCCAGTACTCGATCGAAGCCGACAAGAAGAGCCTCTTTTTGCGTTTTGCAGCATGTTTCGGCCAGTTCCTGATGAACCATGACATGACCATCTCTTACCGCGATCTGCCCTTAAAGATGATCGAGATGACTCGGTACAGTTTTCGCAAGGAGCAGAGCGGCGAAGTGGTTGGGCTACGGCGACTGCGGGCCTTTACCATGCCTGATATGCATACGCTGGCGGCTGATATGGAGCAGGCCATCATGGAGTTCGGCGAGCAGTATAATATGTGTATGAGCGTGCTGGACACCATGGGGCTGGATCTGGAGGACTATGAGGTTGCGATACGGTTTACCAGGGACTTCTATGAGGAGAATAAGGAGTTCATTACCGAACTTGCCCGTGTGGTTGACAAGCCCGTGCTTGTGGAGATGTGGGATGAGAGGTTCTTTTATTTCGTGCTGAAGTTCGAGTTCAATTTCATCGATGCCCTGGACAAGGCCAGTGCCCTGTCCACTGTGCAGATAGATGTGGAAAATGCAGAGAGGTATGACATTAATTATATCGACCGTCAGGGTGAGGCACAACGGCCTACTATCCTACACTGCTCGCCAAGCGGTGCAATCGAGCGTATTATCTACGGCCTGCTTGAGAAGCAGTATATGCGGACACAGGCGGGCAGGGTGCCTATACTGCCGATATGGCTGTCTCCGACCCAGGTCAGGGTAATTCCAGTGACTGAGCGGCATATGGATGCGGCCTTGGAAGTGGAGCAAATGCTGGGTTGCAGGGTGGATATTGATGACAGGGCCGAGACTGTGGGTAAAAAGATACGGGATGCAGGTATGGAATGGATTCCGTATGTTGTCGTGCTGGGTGATGAGGAATTTGCATCAGGCGACCTTAGTGTGACTGTCCGTTCTGAGAGCCAGCCTAAAAAGCCCAAGCAGGTGAAGATGAAGGCATGGGACCTGTCTGTTAGGGTGCAGGCCGAGATTGCGGGGTTGCCGTATAAG